One Coffea eugenioides isolate CCC68of chromosome 2, Ceug_1.0, whole genome shotgun sequence genomic window, CAGCAATTTCAGCTCTTTCTGTTGCTTTTGTTTACAAGTGTGTCCCAGAAACGAAGGGGAAATCACTAGAGCAAATTGAAAAGCTTTTTCAGACTGATAAGCACTGGAAAGGAGGCGAAGTGGAGCTTGGAGATGTTGAGCATCTAGTGCAGAAGCAATGATACTGGCTTGAAAAGCAAATATACACCAATAAATTGCTTTTGCCTCACAAACACTAGTGAGAAACTACAGAACCAAAGCTGAATCTACTTTGTAATGAAGCCTCAGCTGCTTTATCATATTGCATATTgtcttttttctcaaaatcatgtTTCACATAAGCCTGATTTTTGTGCCAAGAACCTATACAGTCTCTTGTGTTAAAGTTGGTTGCCTACTTTAGTTGTAGATGTTCTCAAAGATAAATTTGCTGAGAGGATACTTTTGACTGAAAGCTGCAATAGGTATCAGAAACTGATTGTATTTGTCAAGTTATAAAGCAATTGAAAGAAAGATTAAAAGTTGAAATCACCTTATCTTCAAAAGGTTTGCCATTTTTTTCTATCCTacttttactttgttttgaaaatgCAATTTCCACCCCATCCATAGAAGGAATTCTACTTATCAAAAGTTACAACAACCTTTAGGAATAAAGGATAGATGTGACAACATTTAAGAATAAAGGAAGGGCATCCAATTCCTTTCTATCATATTAATATCCCTGTCGTCATCCGGGTTTTCATCAGCACTTCTGATTGTGCCCATTGCCTGGTAACAACACCAGGGGCCATTGGGTTTAATAAGCTTTGAGTAGCTGGAAAAGCAAAGAGAGCATAGGTGCAGCTTATTGGGAAGCACATATGCTTTTAACCATAAAGCAGTTGCAAATTCCCAGCAAGAGTATCCATTACTGTGTTTCTAAGCACTAATTCTTCACTTTTCAGATCAGGCTGCTCCTACCAAACTACCTTTCAAACATAAAAATAAGAGATTTATTCAATGATTGAAGTGTGGAAGTAGAAAGGTTCAAAATTTAGTGTTGAATTATTAATATATAGCACAGGAAAATTGACAATTTGAACAACAGATAAGACTTGAAAGGGAAAGCACATGAAAGGCCACATGGCACATGTAATCAAAAACATCATAATACAAATGAAAGGGATGGCTTTAAAGGTTTTGGGGCTAACTCTGCCTGCATAAATGTTGCTGAGACATCAAGCTTCACCTATATGATTCCAAATGGAGTTATGCACCTCTAAACATAACAAATACAGGGAAAGGCAAACCGGCATTGATCACATGCCACATTCCATTATCATATTATGCAGCACAGCAGCATCCCTTTTGCGTCCGCAACTATCataagaaagtgaaaaaaaactGCTGTGGAAAATGAACTTAGACTCAAAAAACTGATTGAGTTGAGCACTTGGTCTCAGATGAAAAGTTACTTCAAACAGTTGCTTACTTATGCATAAACTACAGAGCAGCTAGTTACTGAGGTTTAATGAGGTTGGAACAGCCACTTGCATTTCTAAGTTTTATAGACTGTTGGTGGGATGATTCAATTATCTTGCAGGTATTCTTGCATGGGTTGTTACTTGTTACTGCTACTTGTATCAAATTAAATCATCATCGAGAATACCACTTTAGTAATCATAATGAAGAGGTATAAGTAAGCAACACCCAAGAGAGTTATTCCCGGTTGGATCAGTTAGAATTGTGTCTTACCTAATTCTTTCTAATTTAAGTTGGTACTTTGCATGATCTAACTTCATTGCCGCATCACATTTATATGTAATTAGTCAGATAGAAGCGCATAATTAGGCTGATCATCCAAAAGAGTCCTCGAGCACAACATTAACGGAACTTTATATGCTAAGGTTCGTTTAACTACAAGATATATTTTGGAATTGGATCTTAGGATGTCATAATAAAGCTAAATTCAGTTAGTCTAAAAGGCACTAGGATGTTGAGGAAAATGAGCAAAATTAAGCACCAGGATGTGTTGGTTGTAAAGAACACAAATTTGTACTTTTAAGTGGGAAAGAAGGTCAAGAATAAAGTTGAAGGATAGCAAAACTTACCAATTACAATTTACAAGTACATCACATCACCACAGGCTACATTTATTGGCCTAAACAGAACTTTAAAGAATTCACCTACCAACACGAGATTTCATATAGAAAAGCTTTCAACTCTTCTGCCATGAACTGGGAAGACTAAAACGACAAATGGCTTGAAACTGGTGAATTCAGTTATCAGACGAAACTCAAAAAATTCAAATGAAAATGAGATCATCCACAATTGCTTCTGTATAACGTGCGTAGTTGGAAGGTTTTCCAGCAATACAAATGGAAAGATATACTACTACCAGCTATTTAACATTGGCTAATTTAGACTTTGTTCTCCTTAAATTTCTTTAGTATAAAAAGAATGCAGTACTGTGGTAGGACTGAGTTGGTCCCATACCACATTTAATTCTACAATCTATTGACTTGAAGCGACACATTAACCTGAAGTAGATTTGCAAAAGATGCAAGTATCTGACATTATGTGTTGGATAATGCTTCCTTGTTGAACCTCAAGCTTTCTGCTCTCCTTATTCCAGAGATGCACTGCAAAACTTCGGCCACGAATCTGCCTAAGTTTAGTAAACATCCACTTCGATTGAGTCTCATTCCTTGGAGCTCTAAAGAGGCTGCCAATCCTGCTCCAATCAACAGGATAAAATGCCGCAGGAGGCAACACCGTAAAATTATATCCAGGCCTTTGGCTTACCCTTGAAACAACTCTTGAAACCAAGTAAGGGCCATTGTGACCCCATTTATTGCCATCAAAAGTTAGTGCAAATTCTTCAATAAACTTGTAAAGCAATGGATGCCCTTTATCGAAAATCATCACAGCATTATTCAACCTGCTCCAATTTCTTGTCTGAAGATTCACAGTCTGAGCTCCAATTGCATTCCTCAAGTTGACAAACCTCTTCAATACTATCATGTCAGCGTCGATATAGATCCCACCAAAATTGTACAGCAAACCAAGCCTAAGCAAATTGGAGaggttttggccaaatgaaacCTCCCCGGGattgacatttcctttggttaAACGATCAATCCAAGCTTTTGCAACTGTATTCTTGAACAAATAATTGTAATCAGGGGAAACTGCAGCTACCCTGAATCCCTTTTTCAAGAAAGGCCTTAAAATTTCCATCCCTTGTCTTGAATCCAATGAATCTGACGCTATTATCAAGCAACCATCCGGATGTGACTTGAATAAACTTTCTATGGTGAAAAATTCTCTATCACCGAAATTGCCTATTGAAGATATCCAAGTCATAAAAAACCGAAACTTACATGAAGAGTTCGATGAATTAGCTTTGAAGAACTCCTTCACTCTTTTCGAGAACCGCTTCATTTCCCCATCCTGCCCGAAAATTTTGCTCAAAGCCTTTCTACTTTGCCTTCTTTTCACATGAAGTATGACAGATTCATTCCTAATAAAATCCAATGAATTTTGGTTTGTATGCAGGAGGGTAAAGTTCAAGTCCAAAAGGGTCTTCTTTTCTGCAACAGGGATTTCTTCTTTCACAGCATACATGACAGAAGAGGACACTTTACCTGAGGAAGACATAGAAACCAACCTTCTTGATTTTTCTGCAACATTTTCCGGCGAGGAACTAGCTAGCAGGGGAGCTGTCTTGGCTGGAAACGGGATATAAACTGAGAAGATACTGAGACTATTGTAAGCTAAAAGAACAATCAAGACAAGGGAGACAAGAAGCTGAGATAGCTTCAGTTTGAAAATCCCCATTGGTACTTCTGTGATCTTTGCATGGTCAAGGATTTACATTTGTCTTTAGGACAAAAATTGGAAAGTTTGAAGTGAAGTTGAAGAGCATTCTTCCTATTATTGTTATTACCACGTTTTTCAATAGCGGGGGCGGCAAAATTTTGGGCACGAAGATTATTGAAAATGTTTATTGGGTTTTGAGCTATGAAGATTTTGGAAGCAGAAGTTTATATAACCTATGAACGGAAGCTGGTTGGGTTTTGAGCCAAAATTGTACTTTTAGTGGAAGGAGGAAAACACAGATGGGATGAAATTAATTTGTATTGGCGGTTGGGAAGTTGGCTACGGCGTGGTGCATGCTCCGAGTCCATGACAACTTACTTGGAGTGGTTGCAAAAAATATACACTCTCTCCGTCCCAATTATTTAACCATATTtaagaaattcaacttttttaAAATAGTGATTTTATTGTATTATTTgtacattttttaaataattttaccttcataaatttaaattttaaatttaaatgttaGCCTGCGTATGATTAGAAAAAAGGGTTATATTGAAAATAAAGACAAAAATGTGTTTAGACTTTTTCAACGTGACAAATATTTTGGAacatttcaaaatgaaaaatatgacaCTTTAATTACATCGTAAATATGTTTTTCTCTTTAATTGTAAAGTGCacgtatatatgtatatatatatatatatatatatatatatatatattatatatcaCACTGAGTTAAGCTGACAGTGGCAGTATGCCTTCTGTTGTTCAGGCATACAGGATAAATGGTTAAAGAGTTATAGCTAAATAAATAAGAATTATGATTTGTGACCAAAGATGTTCTCAAATATATGTTCAAATTGACAAATTAGCAAATCATTGATTGGATTGAAGGCGTACTTCTCTTTTCATTTCATTGCTATGTACACCTCAATGACACGATGAAATTCAATTTATGAGTTAGGTTGATTATTTTAGCATGGGGAAAAATTAGAAAGTTTAGGGTAGGTGATCCAATTCGAGAATGATAGAggtaaaattataaatttttcgAATACCCACTACACTTTGTGGATAGCAAGTTTTGATCACtcaacttttaaaaatatatatttacccactaaattattaaaaatataaattttggatcatttcGTCTATTTTTACCATTAAGTCTATCAGATCTAAGGACGTGCACAATAGTTTAATGAGTAAAAACATACTCACACAATAGTTAGTAGAAAAATACATATTCATACGATAGTTAACTTCTTTACTTTTCGAACTACCAACTTGGTTGCATCTCGTGACTCGTGCAAGTTCTTAGATCTAACACACTGAATTGTGAAAATAGGTAGAAtgattcaaattttatattgttaataatttaatggataaATACAtacttttaaaattaaatgacCAAAACCCTATTATTCTAAGAATTCAGTGAGTAGCGGGGCAATTTGCTCACAAGCAGAATGAGATACATGTAATCTAAACTTACTAatgtaaaatatataaaagactgatgatttatatatatttttaaaatatatatattttttttttctgaacaCTGATGATTTATAAAAGACTTACTCGACAGAATATATTTAACTTTGTGCACCAAGTTGTCCTCTAAACTTGGGGCAGCTTGTATCTGCCGTAGTTGTTGTATTAAGAAGTACAATAACAAGTCAATGACACGACAAATGATTGTCGCCATTCCGAAGCATTTTCTATAATTGCTTATTATTTACCAACTTCAGTGACTATAACCAATCATCTATACCTTTCTCGCAAAACTTGAAACCAGgtaattttctttgaaaatggTTAGTTTCAATTTCTAAAATTTGAGCCATGGACACATTATCATTCAAACTTTCTGGTATAACACATTTAATATCCAAGTTAccaatttttaattaatttcaaacTCAAATGAGTAATTAATCAATTTGAATAGAAATTGGGGATGCGATGGACATGAACCTGCTAAGTAAAAAGCGTTGCATGACTTAAAATCAGCAAAATAAAATGGATATCTTCACTCTCCCTACTTCAATTTTTGttcaaattgattaattttctgtttgaggatgaaattggtATAAAAATTGGTAGTTCGGATACTAAATGTGTTATACTAGAAAATTTGATAGCAAAATACATTCACGGCCCAAAGTTTAGAGATGAAAGTTGGCAtgttccccttttcttttgttttttatgCAAAAATCCTGCAAGTGCACATTGTTTTATGTTCTGCAAGGTTTCTTCCACAGGGCAAAGCAGTCATGGCCTATGCAGACAAAGCTAATATAAAATTTACGGTACATTGTGCAAAGTAGAGAAGGTACATGCAACAAAAGTGACGGAGCTAAGACTCGCAAGCCTCAGCCACCGGAAGAACAGAAAATTGGAACGGTTGACGGCGCATGTCATCTTTATTTGGCTACGAAAATCAAAGTTCTCCAAATTTTAGAGGATAAATGAATGTGGACGAATTTCATAGCTATGCATAATCGAATCCGTGTCCTCCAATGTTTCAGGTTAACAATAGAGACTATAGTCCAGCCGGTGGTACGAAGATATGCTGCTGCAGCTACCCAACACGGCACAAAAAGGAACTGTTCAGTAAAAGAAAACCAATGTAGGCATTTTCCCACAAAGATTGTGAAGGAATCCGATATACATATCAAAGTTTCGAATTAAATTCACCATTCATCACTCATAAAAGCCCATGATCAAGAAGAAAGACCTTAATCAATACAACCGCATTAGTCATAATTAAATATAATGTGTCACTCAAAACTACAATAATAAGGAAAGTCTGAACCTGAAAGTGTAGCATCAAACTTCAAAGCAACCCCATTCTTCTCTTATAGTCGCTGACAGTCAAAGTTAAAGAATGTCTCCTCATCATTTTCTGGAACCCTATATCCCTAAAATGCAGCATCAAACTTCAAAGCAATCCCATTCTTCTCTTGTAGTCGCTGACAGTCAAGGTTAAAACATGTCTCCTCCCATCATTTTCTGGAACTCTACAACCAACAGTTGCTTCTATTCTCTGCTTCCGAGCCATGAACCCTGCTTGCGCTCCTTTGGCCccaccaaaattttcaagtgGATCCAAGTTAATTTCAAGTTTAAAACCATGCAGCATGTTCGACTCTCTTCCTTGATCTACAGGAGCACTTGTATCTACCAACTTCCCATCATCCGCTGCAGCTGTAGCTGCCTTTCCCATCTCAGTGGAAACTACAGCTGTGCCATTACGGTTATCAACTGCTGAGGCTGCAGTAGCTTCACCATCTGCTGCAGCTGCTTCTCCATCAATGGGGTTTTTGACATAATAATTTCTTGACCTGGTCCATCTCCTTGAGAAGGGATCATACCCAGCTTCACCAGCTTTCAGACTCGCATTGACCGGTTTCAATCCTGATGCATTCTTGAAGTTTTCAACCCTGTTCTTTCTGTTCATCTCTGCCAACCTAATAGCTTTTTTGTCCATCTCATGGGCTTGCCGAGATGCCTCCAATTCCTGCAGTCTGGCCTTGATCCTCTCCACCTCTAGTTCATCATTGTTAATCTTTGCCACTTCCATCTCTGTCCTCAAACGATCCTTCTCAGCTGCAACATTCAGCGGTCTCCATGTGGCAGACTTTTTCTCCTGCAACATCTGCTTGACAGTTTCTGCAGAGTAAACAAATGAATTTGTCTTCTGAATGGCCTCCTTCTTTTCCACTACCTCCAGTTTGCTTGGCATGCGGCCACCACTGCGCTCTACTTCCCTAACCCATTGGTCATATTCCTCCTTGGCAGGTGGAGAGTCTGAAATCATGGCCATCTGCCACCTAGCAGCAGAGTTTTCATTTCCCCAAACAACATTTAGATACTTATATGTGGTCTTGTTATCAAGCTTGTACAGGCGATCTGGGTCTGAGCCATCAACATTGCGGACAACACAGAGTCTGTAGATTGGACCATATCTATTCTTCCCAATTCCAACCCTTACAAAACAACCAACAATCAAATCCTCAAAAAAAGGTTCCATAAACCACTTTGCTAATTTAGATCTTCGAATGGTAATTTCCTTTATATCCTCATAGGTTGGCCACTTTGATTCAGCTGATGTCTTGTCTTCATCACTATCAGCCATTCCACCATCACCAGTAGACTCTTCCTCATCACTATGTGAAGCGCTTCCACTCCGGGTAGGGCTACCTATAGTTGCTGCTGTAAAGGGTCTACGCTTGACAGGTGAGTAACCACGGCTTCCAGAGCCATCTCTAGTTGCATCCCTAAGTTTCCGATGAGCCTCTGGATCCTGCTGCCTCATTCGCTTTGCTCGTATCTCATTCAGCGCGTCATCTTTGGCAGCTGCCCTGTCAGCAAATCTAGTTGATGAGCGCACAGCACGAGAATGAGTTTGAGTGGggctcccttttcttttttttgcaaatttctCGTGCATTTCTCTATCACTTCTTGTTGATGCACGATCTGctaaaatcatttccctttgaAGTTCCGACATCTGTGCAAGCTTTTTCCTATCATCTTCATCCTTGTAGAGGTCACTCCCAACAGAATCATCATCACTGTCACCTTCATGATAACCATCTTCTTCATGATTACTATCATCCTCATCCCTTTCCAAGGGGTCCAACCTTTTCTTGAGAGGGACTTGTGAACCAGAGGGTTTTCTGTTTGAATAAGCATGATCATCATCATAGTCATCATCTTTTGAGTCACTCTCATCATCAGAGTATGGAACCTTGCGTCGTCTTCTCTCACTTTCACCTGTTCTCCCAGCTGCCTCTAGCAACAAGTCGTCTAATTCTTCTTCCTCAGCCATCGTCTGCAAAATTAggatgcattttttttttcgtatTCAATAAGTTAAATCTTTCACAATCAATTCAGAGGAAGATGGACAAACGAATGAGTTTCTCAATGAGTCCCAAAACTAGATAAGCACCTCTCACAATGAAAACAATTTCCAGAAAAAGATGATGAAAAGGGACGCGGAAGCCAGAATGCCTAGCGGATGTCATTATTAAACATAAAGATGGTTTCATCATACAAGTTATAACATTGCATAAGTGATCAATCGTAACACGTGCAAACTCCATCTTTTGCAGTATCTTTCACCAATTCAATAATTAGGACCTATGCTGACACGATGTCCAACAAGTGCATCACATTGAACAATGGTGACAGATGCCACAAATCTAAGTTTTGCGTCATGTAAATTCAGTTCATTAATTGGTTCAGCAGTGATTGGCTAAGTCATTATTGGAACGGTGTCGTTTATTTTATTGTGGTGTTGCTTAGTTCAGTCCAGGGTCGTTTTGAACTCAGTTGGGTTTTTTATAGAATTCTTCCAGCTCAGCAAGTttgttgtttcccttttagTTTGTTAGATAAATAGCATTGCTCTTGCATTGGGGATCAGTTGCAATcttacttttaaaattttgctaGTGACAAGGAGATATTCCTTTCTCTGCAAGAAACTtcccttcttttccttcctttgttGATCATTCCTTTTCCTTCGATTTTTGGGTTgaatttttctaatttcttcatTGATTGGCAAGTGGTATTCAGAGCTGTTCGATTCCGTGGCAATGGCGGAAACAACAAGTAAAGCTTCTGAGGAAAATCTTAAAAGGCTGGATAAAGAAGTTTCAGAATTGGGGGTAGCTTTAGTACCATACAAACTCCGAAAAACCAAACCAGGTACATCAACTCACAACTCTATTAGCCAAAATTAAGAATCATTCAGGACTCGGAAATCAATAGCGAAACATACAAGAACCAGAAAATGTAGTCATACAATCTTCTCAATCATCAACAAGCGGCAAAGTGAAGTCAATTCAACAGAATAGAAGCATAAACTGTATTCACATAAACCAACTTCTCAAGCAACTACATATCCAACTACATTACGTAAATCCTTCCCAGTCTAACTTTAGCTGCCAAAACTAGTGTATTGTGTCACTTTAGGGTCCATACCACATTGTACATGCATTAACTTGTATCTTTCTTACACAAACATTacaatcattttcatttttaaatccaATATACCCATAAAAACTACCTCAATCAAGCCGGTCAAACGATTTTCCCTAATCCTCAAAGTACAGCAACTCAGAGTTTCCCCTTTTTTTCTGCTGAACGctaaataagaaaattgctCCCGCAAAGAAGTCTAAAGccaaacatgaaaaataaagaaTTATCCATAGGTCGAACAAGAACTGGCATCGTAGAATTCAAAGCACAAAACAGGAAGAGTTTTTGAAGTACTATATTCTCAAGAAATAACACCTGTATCCACATATCATCACGAATTTCAACTCAAACATAGATCTGCAAGTATGCGCCTAGCAGCCCTAGAATCGAACTCCGCTAGTTTtacattcttcttttccttttatttcgtCAAACTAGCTGATAAATTAAAAACTAATAAGGCAGAATTAGATAGCTACAGCTAGAAAGCTTACCGGAGAGAGTTAGAGAGCGATAGAATTAAACAGCGGAGTCTCGTCGTCCGGTCGGCTGACGGAGTCGGTGGCTCCTCCGGCTAAATATAGCAGAGGAACAAATCCTGCTGAGATCAAGAGGATCGAGCTGAGGGCAATCAAAGGAAAccgtatatatatattttaattagtACCCCTTTTTCAGGTGAATATAATGACGCACCAGTCATtaattttgatgaatttgaTTACCTTATTGCTGGGCTGTCATCGGCCCATTTATCTCGGTTTTTGTAGGACGAAGCTCGGTGTTGCATAGGCCATGATGTTTAGGCTCCAACTCAGGCCCTTCTACTCTGTTAGGCTGTATTCTATACCTGATTAGCCCAAAATAAGAtctcatttcattttttttattattcgaAAATGAATTCAagcaagtaaaagaaaaaaaaaagtgtattgGTGAATATAAATGGTTGCCTGGCAacttaatttttgtttgataattcaatttaaCATTTAAAATTTAGTGAAATTAGACTTTAATACGTTGAAACTGTATTTCGACCCAATATTTGTTGCAACGGGATCAAGAATCCCCGTAACAAAGTTGCACAATGTTACAAATAGGCACATTGTATTTCAAGATTTgattactactactactaacGAGTCTAATTAGTCTACCACTTGTTGAATTTCTGATGCAACAGAAGCTGTTTGTAGGCCAACAGATTTGTGGAATTGATTCTCGAGTTTTATGCAATTGATCGATAAATCAATATGAGTCTgattaaagaaaattttttatttgcttaaaaattaaacctacaaaaataactTTTCTCCATAGCTACAATTTACAAACCAGCTGTCTGTTCTGCATCATGCCAAGACAGCTTTAATGGGATCACGTGCTATCTTTTTGCACCATAAATTTGgaggataatttcagaaacatcccctgaggtttttgatAATTGCATGTGGCTCTCTTatggttttaaaaattacacctacctcccTTATTCattgaaaatgacaatattaaCCTTAATATTTTAATAGAACTCTCTTGTTGCCATGTTTATATAAAAGAtggattttataatttttttccgttttccttcttatttctcttatatttcattAGAAATATAGAATAACTATCAATGTTGTCGCTAATATCTATTCAGAACAAATGTTAAACTAGTAATTTTTTTGATGACTTTTAATATCATTCAAATTTTGTAGctcttttttttgtattaaaatcaagaataaatcaaCAATAATTAAAAACAAATTGCCCAAAATCACTACCAAACTTTGATAGTTCCATCACTAAACTAATCCAtaaacttttattaaaaaaaattagttcaTAAACTTAGAAAACACAAGATAACACTTTCTTCTCTATTTTAAAAAGAACCTATATTCTAAATAAAGCAGTATAAAAAATAACTTATTATAGCAAAAGATTTATTGTTATAGTTGATTATTAAATAACAAATATTGGTATGAAAAACTTGAgactctgtttttttttttaaactaattgTATCGAATTACTTTATAATtgtttaaaagaataaattaAACTTTATAAGATAAGGATATTTCAGCgtattcattaaattttttaccttATTTTAAGGTTTGATTACCAAAGTGTCAAATCGAGGGagataagtgtaatttttaaaactttaaaggAACTAAGTGAAAATAgtcaaaaacctcaggggagatttctgaaattatccctaaatttGGTGTACCATAAAATCGAATGGACAAACAAGAAAGAGATGAGATTCGAATATTCTGAAAATCTTTAGACACAGACAACAATTGACCGACTACTACTAATGACAGACTCAAATTGAAACCGTGCGTAAGCGAAAATCAGAGCAAAATATTGGAAGTCATTTGATTTTGGATTCTTCCTTGAGCCATTTATCGTCTGCATTTCTTTCGCTTAGTCAAATGGAGAAGATAGAGCACAAGTATGTTGAAGTGAATGGCTTGAAGCTTCATGTAGCTGAGATCGGAAATGGGTCTAAGACAGTGTTGTTCTGTCATGGGTTTCCAGAGATCTGGTACTCCTGGCGCCACCAAATGGTTGCGGTGGCCAGCGCTGGTTTTAGAGCCCTTGCACCTGATTACAGAGGATATGGATTTTCCGATCCCCCACCTGTTCCTGAGAAGGCCAACTACTTAGACTTTGTCAGTGACCTCCACGCTCTGATTCAATGTCTTGGCATTCCAAAGGTTGATACCCTTTTGCTAATTGTCTCTTTCTGTGAGAGCATTTTGCTTTTCCCGTTAGCTGTTGTGAATGTGCTTTTCTTGCATAATTGGGAAAGCTTATTAACTCTGAATCTAATCGatcaagaaattttctttttttcctcactCATTTCCATGaaatataatatatttctaTCTTAAGATGCGGAATTTGATCTGTAAGTTCACCTGCTTTTCTTTGGAAAAATGTTCAAGAAATGAACAAAGGGGATCTTTTTGAAGTTGTTTCTGATACTTTTATATGGACTACTGGGACTACCAATCTGTCTCAAGTCTTTCCTCTTTGATATATGAGTTCAGATGGGTAAAATTTCTTAATCTCATTTCCAAGATGCACCAGTAtatgagagaaaagaagagagatgAAGAATGCTCTGCCAAAATCATTCCTTTGTCACTGAAATTAAAACCTTTTGAGATTCTTCTCCGAATTTTCCGCACAATGTGCAGGTTTTTCTCGTGGCCAAAGATTTTGGAGTCCGCGTAGCACAAGTTTTTGCCCTTCTCCATCCGGAGAAAGTTGAAGGAGTTGTAACACTGGGTGCACCCTTCACACCTTTGGGACCCCCACTGTTTCTGCAGTACCTCCCTGAAGGCTTCTATA contains:
- the LOC113762741 gene encoding lactosylceramide 4-alpha-galactosyltransferase — its product is MGIFKLKLSQLLVSLVLIVLLAYNSLSIFSVYIPFPAKTAPLLASSSPENVAEKSRRLVSMSSSGKVSSSVMYAVKEEIPVAEKKTLLDLNFTLLHTNQNSLDFIRNESVILHVKRRQSRKALSKIFGQDGEMKRFSKRVKEFFKANSSNSSCKFRFFMTWISSIGNFGDREFFTIESLFKSHPDGCLIIASDSLDSRQGMEILRPFLKKGFRVAAVSPDYNYLFKNTVAKAWIDRLTKGNVNPGEVSFGQNLSNLLRLGLLYNFGGIYIDADMIVLKRFVNLRNAIGAQTVNLQTRNWSRLNNAVMIFDKGHPLLYKFIEEFALTFDGNKWGHNGPYLVSRVVSRVSQRPGYNFTVLPPAAFYPVDWSRIGSLFRAPRNETQSKWMFTKLRQIRGRSFAVHLWNKESRKLEVQQGSIIQHIMSDTCIFCKSTSG
- the LOC113761419 gene encoding protein RTF1 homolog, which gives rise to MAEEEELDDLLLEAAGRTGESERRRRKVPYSDDESDSKDDDYDDDHAYSNRKPSGSQVPLKKRLDPLERDEDDSNHEEDGYHEGDSDDDSVGSDLYKDEDDRKKLAQMSELQREMILADRASTRSDREMHEKFAKKRKGSPTQTHSRAVRSSTRFADRAAAKDDALNEIRAKRMRQQDPEAHRKLRDATRDGSGSRGYSPVKRRPFTAATIGSPTRSGSASHSDEEESTGDGGMADSDEDKTSAESKWPTYEDIKEITIRRSKLAKWFMEPFFEDLIVGCFVRVGIGKNRYGPIYRLCVVRNVDGSDPDRLYKLDNKTTYKYLNVVWGNENSAARWQMAMISDSPPAKEEYDQWVREVERSGGRMPSKLEVVEKKEAIQKTNSFVYSAETVKQMLQEKKSATWRPLNVAAEKDRLRTEMEVAKINNDELEVERIKARLQELEASRQAHEMDKKAIRLAEMNRKNRVENFKNASGLKPVNASLKAGEAGYDPFSRRWTRSRNYYVKNPIDGEAAAADGEATAASAVDNRNGTAVVSTEMGKAATAAADDGKLVDTSAPVDQGRESNMLHGFKLEINLDPLENFGGAKGAQAGFMARKQRIEATVGCRVPENDGRRHVLTLTVSDYKRRMGLL
- the LOC113761302 gene encoding uncharacterized protein LOC113761302 isoform X2 — its product is MEKIEHKYVEVNGLKLHVAEIGNGSKTVLFCHGFPEIWYSWRHQMVAVASAGFRALAPDYRGYGFSDPPPVPEKANYLDFVSDLHALIQCLGIPKVFLVAKDFGVRVAQVFALLHPEKVEGVVTLGAPFTPLGPPLFLQYLPEGFYISRWQEPGRAEADFGRFDPKTVVRRIYILFSRSELPIAGENQEIMDLVDSSMPLPSWFTEKDLEMSLSEEFNISEMKVDVPALLIMGEKDYVINFPGMNDFIRTEQAKECVPQLETKYIPEGSHFVQEQFPDQANGLILNFLKQHS